The following proteins are co-located in the Trichormus variabilis 0441 genome:
- a CDS encoding S-(hydroxymethyl)glutathione dehydrogenase/class III alcohol dehydrogenase, producing the protein MEVKAAIAYGAGKPLTIETVQLEGPKAGEVLVEVKASGVCHTDAYTLSGNDPEGLFPAILGHEGAGVVVDVGAGVTSVKPGDHVIPLYTPECRQCAYCLSFKTNLCQAIRGTQGRGVMPDGTSRFSLNGQMIHHYMGTSTFANYTVLPEIAVAKIREDAPFDKVCYIGCGVTTGIGAVIYTAKVEAGANVVVFGLGGIGLNVIQGARMVGANMIVGVDINPSKRALAEKFGMTHFVNPQEVEGDLVAYLVDLTKGGADYSFECIGNVKVMRQALECCHKGWGVSVIIGVAGAGQEISTRPFQLVTGRVWKGSAFGGARGRTDVPKIVDWYMDGKINIDDLITHVMPIEKINDAMDLMHRGESIRSVVTF; encoded by the coding sequence GTGGAAGTGAAAGCAGCAATAGCTTACGGCGCGGGTAAGCCGTTGACAATTGAAACCGTTCAACTAGAGGGGCCAAAAGCTGGGGAAGTATTGGTTGAAGTTAAAGCCAGTGGCGTTTGCCATACCGATGCTTACACCCTTTCAGGAAATGATCCCGAAGGTTTGTTCCCCGCCATTTTAGGACATGAAGGCGCGGGGGTAGTAGTAGATGTGGGCGCTGGTGTTACCAGTGTCAAACCAGGGGATCATGTGATTCCTCTCTACACCCCAGAATGTCGCCAATGTGCCTATTGTTTAAGCTTTAAGACTAATCTGTGTCAAGCCATTCGTGGTACTCAAGGACGTGGTGTGATGCCCGATGGGACTAGTCGTTTTAGTCTCAATGGGCAGATGATTCATCATTATATGGGTACATCTACGTTTGCTAACTACACAGTCCTACCAGAAATTGCTGTAGCCAAGATTCGGGAAGATGCACCATTTGACAAGGTTTGTTACATTGGCTGTGGTGTAACGACAGGTATCGGTGCAGTAATTTATACAGCCAAAGTGGAAGCAGGGGCGAATGTCGTAGTTTTTGGCTTGGGGGGTATTGGTTTAAACGTCATCCAAGGGGCGCGGATGGTGGGAGCTAATATGATTGTCGGCGTAGATATTAATCCCAGTAAACGGGCTTTAGCTGAGAAATTTGGGATGACACATTTTGTGAATCCCCAGGAAGTAGAAGGTGACTTGGTTGCTTATTTGGTGGATTTAACTAAAGGCGGCGCTGATTACAGTTTTGAATGTATTGGTAATGTCAAAGTGATGCGTCAAGCATTAGAATGCTGTCACAAAGGTTGGGGTGTGAGTGTCATTATTGGTGTTGCTGGTGCAGGACAAGAAATTAGTACTCGTCCCTTTCAATTAGTGACTGGGCGTGTGTGGAAAGGTTCAGCCTTCGGTGGTGCGAGAGGGCGCACAGATGTGCCGAAAATTGTTGATTGGTATATGGATGGAAAGATAAATATTGATGATTTAATTACTCATGTGATGCCGATTGAAAAAATTAATGATGCTATGGATTTGATGCACAGAGGTGAATCAATTCGCAGTGTGGTGACGTTTTAA
- a CDS encoding ATP-binding protein — MTHEINSNTSENLFIGDSEMAALMRSRDWSQTSLGAVETWSQSLKTAVRIMLTCRQAMFVWWGNNLINLYNDAYRAILGGKHPEALGQRAAVVWQEIWDQVGPRAETALFQNQGTYDEALLLIMERNGYPEETYYTFSYSPVPNDDGGIGGIICANTEDTSRIIGERQLALLKDLAAKTADAQTFDEACIFSTKCLATNPYDLPFAMIYLVDPKQQCVTLAGTCGIERGHQAVPETVALEENSFWRFAEVLTTHKPYLISDLQLQFPDLPTGAWNRPPHQAAVVPIAPSGRMGKAGVLVAALNPFRLFDDNYQGFLNLVSAQIAASIGNAQAYEEERKRAEKLAELDRAKTTFFSNVSHEFRTPLTLMLSPLEELLTADDLSQEQRQEMTLIHRNGLRLLKLVNTLLDFSRIEAGRVQAVYEPTDLSTFTAELASIFRSAIEQAGLQFSVTCEPLPELVYVDRQMWEKIILNLLSNAFKFTFSGAIALTLRQVQHQVEITVTDTGIGIPQAELPHLFERFHRVEGARGRTQEGSGIGLALVQELVRLHGGQVQVDSLEGLGTTFTITVPMGIAHLPPERIQATRTLVSTALGAAPYIEEALSLLPAIKNSEASYLSPLTHNLSSSARILLVDDNADMREYVKRLLSRHYVVETATDGLAALEALADHLPDLVLTDVMMPRLDGFGLLSALRSNNRTREIPIILLSARAGEEAKVEGLEAGADDYLIKPFSARELLARVEATLKLAQLRRDAMEQQQTLRQEAETAKQNVETILSSINDGFYVLDRDWRFTYVNDRLCKIISMEREDILNHSIWDLFADTIGTDIDLQFQRAFNEQTSVQFEYLYVTWNRWYEHRVYPSPDGLTVFAADITERKQAELEREQLLALERHYINQLQGLTRAALAINSALSVEQVLQVITDQAASIIGSHQSVTSMTIGQNWSQAISAIFLSDKYTQWQNYDVKPDRSGIYGCVGHLNRPMRMTQAELEAHPQWRGFGKEAKNHPPLRGWLAAPLVGRNGQNIGLIQLSDKYDGEFTAADEAVLVQLAQMASVSVENVRLYEAEKQARSAAEASREEAEAANRIKDEFLAVLSHELRSPLNPILGWSRLLQNGKLDEAKAKQAVNIIERNAKLQVELIEDLLDISRILQGKLSLTSSPINLASVIKGAIETVRLAAEANSIRIEVNLDGEIGLVSGDSTRLQQVMWNLLSNAVKFTPTGGLVEIRLEQVGNQAQISVSDTGKGISPDFIPYVFDYFRQADSATTRKFGGLGLGLAIVRHLVELHGGTIHAESQGEGMGATFTLKLPLLPTQLTVNPDSPLLELSLGLHGIQVLVVDDDTDTREFVAFLLEQAGARVITAVSALEALQVFTQSPPDILLSDIGMPDMDGYMLMRQIRALPPDQGGKIPAIALTAYAGEIDEKRALKVGFQRHISKPVDPDNLIRAIVNLIDIKI, encoded by the coding sequence GTGACCCATGAGATCAACTCTAATACCTCTGAAAATCTCTTTATCGGTGACAGCGAAATGGCAGCACTGATGCGATCGCGCGACTGGTCGCAAACGTCTCTCGGTGCGGTGGAAACTTGGTCACAGAGCTTGAAAACAGCCGTACGCATTATGTTGACTTGTCGCCAAGCTATGTTTGTTTGGTGGGGAAACAACCTAATCAACCTCTACAACGATGCCTATAGAGCGATTCTCGGCGGTAAACATCCAGAGGCTCTAGGTCAAAGAGCTGCCGTCGTCTGGCAAGAAATTTGGGATCAAGTGGGGCCTCGTGCAGAAACAGCGCTCTTTCAAAATCAGGGTACTTACGATGAAGCCTTGCTGCTGATTATGGAACGTAATGGCTACCCAGAGGAAACCTACTACACTTTTTCCTATAGTCCTGTTCCCAATGATGATGGCGGCATCGGTGGTATTATCTGCGCCAATACAGAAGATACATCCCGCATTATTGGAGAGCGCCAATTGGCACTGTTAAAGGATCTGGCAGCCAAAACGGCAGACGCTCAAACATTTGATGAAGCCTGCATTTTCAGCACCAAATGTCTGGCAACTAACCCCTACGATCTGCCCTTTGCGATGATTTATCTGGTTGATCCAAAGCAGCAGTGTGTGACTTTAGCCGGAACTTGCGGAATTGAGCGAGGACACCAAGCTGTTCCTGAAACAGTTGCCCTAGAAGAAAATTCTTTTTGGCGCTTTGCAGAGGTGTTAACAACTCATAAACCCTATCTGATCTCTGATTTACAATTACAATTCCCTGATCTGCCAACGGGAGCCTGGAATAGACCACCCCATCAGGCGGCTGTAGTACCCATCGCACCATCGGGACGCATGGGCAAAGCTGGGGTATTAGTGGCGGCTTTAAACCCATTTCGCCTGTTTGATGATAACTATCAAGGATTTCTAAATTTAGTTTCGGCGCAAATTGCTGCCAGTATTGGCAATGCTCAAGCCTATGAGGAAGAACGCAAACGCGCCGAAAAGTTAGCAGAACTCGATCGCGCCAAAACCACTTTCTTTAGCAATGTTTCCCACGAATTTCGGACTCCCTTGACTTTAATGTTGAGTCCGTTAGAAGAGCTATTGACAGCAGATGATCTGTCACAAGAGCAACGACAGGAAATGACCTTGATCCATCGCAATGGCTTACGCCTGTTGAAGTTGGTAAATACATTACTAGATTTTTCTCGTATTGAAGCCGGACGAGTGCAAGCGGTTTATGAACCCACAGACTTATCCACTTTCACCGCCGAATTAGCCAGTATCTTTCGCTCGGCGATCGAGCAAGCAGGCTTACAGTTTAGTGTCACCTGTGAACCACTGCCAGAATTAGTCTATGTTGATCGCCAAATGTGGGAGAAGATTATCCTCAATCTCCTCTCGAATGCCTTTAAATTCACCTTTTCCGGAGCGATCGCCCTTACCCTGCGGCAGGTACAGCACCAAGTAGAAATCACAGTCACTGATACAGGGATTGGAATTCCTCAAGCAGAATTACCCCACTTGTTTGAGCGGTTTCACCGCGTCGAGGGAGCGCGGGGCAGAACCCAAGAAGGTTCAGGAATTGGACTAGCATTAGTACAGGAGTTAGTGCGCCTGCATGGTGGTCAGGTGCAAGTTGATAGCCTTGAAGGTCTAGGCACTACCTTTACTATCACCGTGCCGATGGGAATAGCCCACTTACCACCTGAACGAATTCAGGCAACACGAACCTTAGTTTCTACTGCATTAGGTGCGGCTCCTTACATTGAAGAAGCTTTAAGCTTGTTACCAGCAATAAAGAATAGTGAGGCATCATATTTATCACCGCTCACCCATAACCTATCTTCCTCTGCCCGTATTCTTCTGGTCGATGACAACGCCGATATGCGGGAATATGTGAAGCGATTGCTGAGTAGACATTATGTGGTAGAGACTGCCACCGACGGTCTGGCGGCATTAGAGGCGTTGGCTGATCATCTACCGGATTTGGTGCTAACGGATGTGATGATGCCCCGTCTGGATGGCTTTGGTCTGCTCAGTGCCTTGCGGAGTAACAATCGCACCCGTGAAATTCCCATCATTTTGCTTTCTGCCAGAGCCGGAGAAGAGGCAAAAGTGGAAGGATTAGAAGCTGGAGCCGATGATTATCTGATTAAGCCGTTTTCTGCCCGTGAACTATTAGCGCGAGTTGAAGCAACATTAAAGCTGGCGCAATTACGGCGAGATGCTATGGAGCAGCAGCAGACCTTGCGACAAGAAGCAGAAACAGCAAAGCAGAATGTGGAAACTATCTTGTCAAGTATTAATGATGGCTTTTATGTCCTCGATCGCGACTGGCGATTTACCTATGTCAACGATCGCTTGTGCAAGATAATTAGCATGGAACGCGAGGATATTCTCAATCACAGCATTTGGGATTTATTTGCAGATACTATTGGCACTGATATTGATCTTCAATTTCAACGAGCGTTTAATGAACAAACATCAGTCCAGTTTGAGTATCTTTATGTCACCTGGAATCGTTGGTATGAACACCGGGTTTATCCTTCGCCTGATGGACTGACGGTTTTTGCTGCTGATATCACCGAACGCAAACAAGCTGAACTGGAACGCGAACAACTGCTAGCCCTTGAACGCCACTACATTAACCAATTGCAGGGATTGACTAGAGCCGCACTGGCAATTAACTCTGCCCTTTCCGTAGAGCAAGTTTTGCAGGTGATTACAGATCAGGCAGCATCAATCATTGGTTCTCACCAATCTGTTACGAGTATGACCATCGGCCAGAACTGGTCACAGGCAATTAGCGCCATTTTCTTATCTGATAAGTATACTCAGTGGCAAAATTATGATGTAAAGCCAGATAGATCAGGTATCTATGGCTGTGTCGGCCATCTCAATCGCCCAATGCGGATGACGCAAGCCGAACTAGAGGCACATCCACAGTGGCGAGGCTTTGGCAAAGAGGCAAAAAACCATCCCCCTCTGCGTGGCTGGCTGGCGGCTCCCCTGGTAGGGCGGAACGGGCAAAACATTGGCTTGATTCAGCTTTCAGACAAATATGACGGTGAATTTACTGCCGCAGACGAAGCAGTCCTGGTGCAGTTAGCACAAATGGCTTCTGTGTCCGTGGAAAATGTCAGGTTATACGAAGCTGAAAAACAAGCACGGTCGGCAGCCGAAGCCTCACGAGAAGAAGCCGAAGCGGCAAACCGGATTAAAGATGAATTTTTAGCCGTGCTGTCCCACGAATTGCGATCGCCCCTCAACCCGATTCTGGGTTGGTCAAGACTGTTGCAAAATGGCAAGCTAGACGAAGCAAAAGCCAAACAAGCTGTGAATATCATCGAGCGTAATGCCAAGCTGCAAGTCGAATTGATTGAAGACCTCTTAGATATCTCGCGGATTCTACAGGGGAAACTCAGCCTAACAAGCAGCCCGATTAATTTAGCATCAGTGATTAAAGGGGCGATCGAAACTGTACGACTGGCAGCAGAAGCTAATTCCATTCGTATTGAAGTCAATCTTGATGGGGAAATAGGACTAGTTTCTGGCGACTCAACCCGCTTACAGCAAGTGATGTGGAACTTGCTCTCTAATGCTGTTAAGTTTACACCCACAGGTGGTTTGGTGGAGATACGCTTAGAACAAGTTGGTAATCAAGCTCAAATTAGCGTTAGTGATACTGGTAAAGGTATTTCTCCCGATTTTATACCTTATGTGTTTGATTATTTTCGCCAAGCAGATAGCGCCACTACTCGGAAATTTGGTGGGCTAGGATTGGGTTTGGCGATCGTGCGTCATTTAGTTGAGCTACATGGTGGCACTATTCACGCAGAGAGTCAGGGTGAAGGTATGGGAGCTACATTCACCCTGAAGTTGCCACTCTTACCTACTCAGCTGACTGTCAATCCAGATTCTCCATTGTTAGAACTATCCCTGGGTTTACATGGTATCCAAGTTTTAGTAGTAGATGATGATACCGATACACGCGAATTTGTGGCTTTTCTCTTGGAACAAGCAGGGGCAAGGGTAATCACAGCAGTTTCCGCGCTTGAAGCATTGCAAGTCTTTACCCAATCCCCACCCGATATCCTCCTGAGTGATATCGGGATGCCAGACATGGACGGCTATATGTTGATGCGGCAGATCAGAGCCTTGCCACCAGATCAGGGCGGAAAGATTCCGGCGATCGCCCTAACAGCCTATGCTGGGGAAATAGACGAAAAGCGGGCATTAAAAGTGGGGTTTCAAAGGCATATTTCTAAGCCAGTAGACCCAGACAATTTAATTAGGGCGATCGTTAACTTAATTGATATAAAAATTTAA
- a CDS encoding TetR/AcrR family transcriptional regulator yields MTANNSPSNSKMRRQPQQARSQERVNYILSAAEELFIELGYEQTTTRAIASRAKVPVGSLYQFFPDKESILKALAVRYFQQEYQLFAQLHTKEAETLPVAAYVDRVIDAFDHFMNSHPGYRAVYEQLLNLMTYSAIEAMDNYEYRIVDELAAFFAKLNPKLDAEKCQAIALVVVKVVSDLLWLATSQTPAKRQLLLAETKILMLGYLNNYLGNQVRD; encoded by the coding sequence ATGACAGCGAATAATTCTCCCAGTAATTCCAAGATGCGCCGCCAACCCCAGCAGGCGAGGAGTCAGGAGCGAGTTAATTACATTCTGAGTGCAGCCGAAGAACTATTTATTGAGCTGGGATATGAGCAGACAACAACAAGAGCGATCGCATCTCGTGCTAAAGTTCCTGTTGGTTCCTTGTATCAGTTCTTCCCCGATAAAGAATCCATTCTCAAAGCCTTAGCCGTGCGATATTTTCAACAGGAATATCAGCTGTTTGCCCAACTGCACACCAAAGAAGCAGAGACATTACCTGTTGCAGCGTATGTTGATCGGGTAATCGATGCGTTCGATCATTTTATGAACAGCCATCCGGGGTATCGTGCTGTGTATGAGCAATTGCTCAACCTGATGACATATTCAGCAATTGAAGCAATGGATAACTATGAATATCGAATTGTAGATGAACTGGCTGCTTTCTTTGCTAAACTCAACCCCAAACTAGATGCAGAAAAATGCCAAGCGATCGCCTTAGTAGTAGTGAAAGTAGTAAGTGATCTTCTATGGCTGGCTACCAGTCAGACTCCCGCAAAGCGTCAATTGCTGTTAGCAGAAACGAAAATATTAATGTTGGGTTATCTCAATAATTATTTAGGTAATCAGGTAAGGGACTAG
- the rimM gene encoding ribosome maturation factor RimM (Essential for efficient processing of 16S rRNA), translating into MKRKQDSKGAGSRGQGAGEKKQGAGGRGQGEKKQKKSPVPSPQSPVPDPDEWLQIGKIVSAQGLSGEVRVYPDSDFPERFEVPGTRWLLRPGQTEPQPIELLHGRYLENKNLYVLQLAGVENRTQSEELRGCMLFVPASDRPELGEDEYHVVDLIGMEVFLQTSGDLVGTVVDVIPAGNDLLEVSLHEPVPSDKKPKTVLIPFVKAIAPVVDLETRRIEITPPPGLLELGSGV; encoded by the coding sequence ATGAAGCGTAAACAAGATAGTAAAGGGGCAGGGAGCAGGGGGCAGGGGGCAGGTGAGAAGAAGCAGGGGGCAGGGGGCAGGGGGCAGGGGGAAAAGAAACAGAAGAAGTCCCCAGTCCCCAGTCCCCAGTCCCCAGTCCCCGATCCTGACGAATGGCTACAAATTGGTAAAATCGTTTCCGCGCAAGGCTTATCTGGGGAAGTGCGAGTCTATCCTGACTCTGACTTTCCCGAACGCTTTGAAGTGCCGGGAACCCGATGGTTATTACGTCCGGGGCAAACGGAACCACAACCTATAGAATTGCTGCATGGTCGTTATCTGGAGAACAAAAACTTATATGTCCTCCAGTTAGCTGGTGTAGAAAATCGCACCCAGTCGGAAGAATTACGGGGTTGTATGTTGTTTGTGCCAGCGAGCGATCGCCCAGAACTAGGCGAAGATGAATATCATGTGGTCGATTTAATCGGCATGGAAGTATTCTTACAAACCTCCGGAGATTTGGTAGGGACTGTAGTTGATGTCATCCCGGCTGGCAATGATTTACTAGAAGTGAGCCTGCATGAGCCAGTTCCTAGCGACAAAAAACCAAAAACTGTGCTGATTCCCTTTGTCAAGGCGATCGCACCAGTAGTAGATTTAGAAACCCGCCGCATCGAAATTACTCCCCCGCCTGGGTTGTTGGAGTTAGGAAGCGGAGTGTGA
- a CDS encoding Uma2 family endonuclease: MLLTELRADRVVLHNISWQQFENLLVNLGESRAARIAYDDGTLEIMTPLPEHEYYKEIIGDIIKDTAEVLELDYECYGSTTWKRELKKAGIESDNCFYFQNEALIRGKLKFDLNQDPPPDLALEIDVTSKSLDRFPLYVRLGVPEIWCYDAGDIKIYQLQGEKYIQTETSLVFPNLNIQEIPSLIERYRMAGRRVFRQVIREWVRGQMG; the protein is encoded by the coding sequence ATGCTGTTAACTGAACTTCGTGCTGATCGGGTAGTTCTCCATAATATTAGTTGGCAACAATTTGAGAATTTATTAGTAAATTTAGGTGAAAGTAGAGCAGCTAGAATTGCTTACGATGATGGCACTTTAGAGATTATGACCCCATTACCAGAACACGAATATTATAAAGAAATAATTGGTGACATTATCAAAGATACGGCTGAAGTTTTAGAGTTAGATTATGAATGTTATGGTTCAACCACCTGGAAACGAGAATTAAAAAAGGCTGGGATAGAATCTGACAATTGCTTTTATTTCCAAAATGAAGCCTTAATTAGAGGTAAGCTCAAGTTTGATTTAAATCAAGACCCACCTCCAGATTTAGCTTTAGAAATTGATGTTACGAGTAAATCATTAGATAGATTTCCTCTCTATGTTCGGTTAGGTGTGCCTGAAATCTGGTGTTATGATGCTGGAGACATCAAAATTTACCAATTGCAAGGTGAGAAATATATCCAAACCGAAACAAGTTTAGTATTTCCTAATTTAAATATTCAAGAAATTCCATCACTAATTGAAAGATACCGCATGGCGGGAAGGCGGGTTTTTCGACAAGTAATTAGGGAATGGGTACGAGGACAGATGGGGTAA
- the fghA gene encoding S-formylglutathione hydrolase: protein MNNLKLISEYQSFGGKLGFYSHPSFTCNGEMRFAVYQPPQAAEKPLPILYFLSGLTCTEENFMAKSGAQRYAAEYGLILVAPDTSPRNTGIAGEDDEWDFGTGAGFYVDATEEPWRSHYQMYSYIVQELPALIAANFPIQAEKQGIFGHSMGGHGALVCALRNPHIFKSVSAFAPIVAPIGCPWGQKAFSRYLGNNQASWRAYDASELVKQLGYHSQILIDQGTSDKFLTEQLLTDVFAQACKAVNQPLNLRYQTGYDHSYYFIASFIEDHIRHHALA, encoded by the coding sequence ATGAATAATCTCAAACTGATCTCCGAATATCAAAGCTTTGGCGGTAAACTCGGCTTTTATTCTCATCCGTCTTTTACTTGTAACGGGGAAATGCGTTTTGCTGTTTATCAGCCACCGCAAGCAGCCGAAAAACCTCTACCGATCCTCTATTTTCTCTCTGGGTTGACTTGTACAGAAGAGAATTTTATGGCTAAATCTGGGGCGCAACGTTACGCGGCTGAGTACGGATTAATTTTGGTTGCGCCGGATACTAGCCCCCGCAATACTGGGATTGCTGGTGAGGATGACGAGTGGGATTTTGGTACAGGTGCGGGTTTTTATGTGGATGCGACGGAAGAACCTTGGCGATCGCACTACCAAATGTATAGTTATATTGTGCAAGAATTACCTGCTTTGATTGCGGCTAATTTCCCTATACAAGCAGAAAAACAAGGGATTTTTGGTCACTCAATGGGTGGACATGGGGCGCTGGTCTGTGCTTTGCGTAATCCCCATATTTTCAAATCTGTGTCGGCTTTTGCACCGATTGTTGCACCTATAGGCTGTCCGTGGGGTCAAAAGGCTTTTAGTCGTTATCTGGGCAATAATCAAGCAAGTTGGCGGGCTTATGATGCTAGTGAATTAGTCAAACAGTTGGGATATCACAGCCAAATTCTCATAGACCAAGGTACATCTGATAAATTTTTAACTGAACAATTGTTAACAGATGTATTCGCCCAAGCTTGTAAAGCAGTTAACCAACCGCTTAACTTACGTTATCAAACAGGCTATGACCACAGTTATTATTTTATTGCTAGTTTTATAGAAGATCATATCCGCCATCATGCGTTGGCTTAG
- a CDS encoding Coq4 family protein: MQTINTHPVQPLKLDSEVQRQMNFQFLTAMKAFFTLLTTEDNIDAVDELSSILIHSRAFELAAESMQTDPDVAHLIKERYYAPVHDLERLLQYPEDSLGYLYASTLKESGFERIDPEIIVNSDTAYIEHRWQQTHDIWHLVTGFSASGIDEIGLQAFYLAQFRLPLASMLIANALMSATLLAPEDLPQLLQTIERGWTMGLKAKPLFAQKWEEAWEKPLSQWRDELNIQAFN; encoded by the coding sequence ATGCAAACGATAAATACTCACCCAGTTCAGCCGTTAAAACTCGACTCTGAAGTACAACGGCAGATGAATTTCCAGTTTTTGACGGCGATGAAAGCTTTTTTCACGTTACTGACAACAGAAGACAACATAGATGCGGTAGATGAACTTAGTAGCATCTTAATTCACAGCCGGGCCTTTGAATTGGCGGCGGAAAGTATGCAGACTGATCCTGACGTAGCGCATTTGATCAAAGAGCGATATTATGCGCCAGTCCACGACTTAGAACGGCTATTGCAATATCCGGAGGATTCTTTAGGTTATCTCTATGCCTCGACTCTCAAAGAATCTGGCTTTGAACGCATAGATCCTGAAATTATTGTCAATTCAGATACCGCTTACATTGAGCATCGCTGGCAGCAAACCCATGATATTTGGCATCTTGTTACGGGATTCAGCGCTAGTGGCATTGACGAAATTGGATTACAAGCCTTTTATCTAGCACAATTCCGTTTACCCTTAGCCAGTATGTTAATTGCCAATGCCTTGATGAGCGCCACCTTACTCGCTCCAGAAGACTTACCTCAGCTTCTCCAGACTATTGAACGAGGTTGGACAATGGGTTTAAAAGCCAAACCTTTATTCGCGCAAAAGTGGGAAGAAGCTTGGGAAAAACCTTTATCCCAGTGGCGGGATGAATTAAATATTCAAGCTTTTAATTAG
- a CDS encoding valine--pyruvate transaminase, producing MNPALTKIGDQMSNLTGVRAIMKDIIETLKSGGGQDLINLSAGNPLILPEVEQLWRDCTAELLASQEYGEVVCRYGSSQGYAPLIEAVVKDFNRRYGLNLTDRNVLITPGSQTLYFYAANVFGGYTGNGDLKQIVLPLSPDYTGYGGICLVPEALVAYKPSLDIDAAAHSFKYRPDFSQVSISESTGCVIFSRPCNPTGNVLTDDEVRKIAALAAPYNVPVLIDSAYAPPFPALNFTDMSLIFGENILHCTSLSKAGLPGERIGIAIGNERLIQVLESFQTNASLHSSRYGQAIAARAINSGALAQIAEQVIRPFYQNKFAIVENALEAAMPKELPWFLHRGEGAIFSWLWLQDLPITDWELYQELKKVGVIVVPGSTFFPGLKEEWAHKHQCVRISLTGSDTEIALGMQRLAKAVEQVYQRTPVSA from the coding sequence ATGAACCCTGCCCTAACTAAAATTGGCGATCAAATGTCCAACCTGACTGGTGTACGAGCGATTATGAAGGACATTATCGAAACGTTGAAGTCTGGTGGAGGGCAGGATTTAATTAATTTAAGTGCAGGCAACCCGTTGATTTTGCCAGAGGTAGAACAATTATGGCGGGACTGCACAGCAGAACTCTTAGCAAGTCAAGAATATGGTGAAGTCGTTTGTCGTTACGGTTCTAGTCAAGGCTATGCGCCATTAATTGAGGCAGTTGTCAAAGATTTTAACCGTCGTTATGGTTTGAATTTAACCGATCGCAATGTCTTAATCACTCCAGGCAGTCAAACTCTCTACTTTTATGCTGCCAATGTTTTCGGCGGTTACACTGGCAACGGCGACCTCAAGCAAATTGTTTTACCCCTGAGTCCCGATTACACTGGCTATGGTGGTATTTGTCTAGTTCCCGAAGCTTTAGTTGCTTACAAACCATCTCTAGATATTGATGCAGCAGCACACAGCTTTAAATATCGCCCCGATTTTAGCCAGGTATCTATTTCCGAAAGCACTGGCTGCGTTATCTTCTCCCGCCCCTGTAACCCTACGGGTAATGTTCTCACCGATGACGAAGTGAGAAAAATTGCTGCCCTCGCCGCACCTTATAATGTGCCAGTGCTAATTGACTCAGCTTACGCTCCCCCATTCCCAGCGTTGAATTTCACAGATATGTCCCTGATTTTTGGGGAAAATATTCTTCATTGCACCAGCTTATCGAAAGCAGGTTTACCAGGGGAAAGAATTGGCATCGCCATTGGAAATGAAAGGTTAATTCAAGTCCTAGAATCTTTCCAGACTAATGCTAGTTTACATTCCTCACGCTACGGGCAGGCGATCGCAGCCCGTGCCATTAACTCTGGTGCATTGGCGCAAATCGCAGAACAAGTTATCCGTCCTTTCTATCAAAACAAATTCGCCATCGTCGAGAACGCTTTAGAAGCAGCCATGCCTAAAGAATTACCTTGGTTCCTCCATCGCGGTGAAGGTGCTATCTTTAGTTGGCTATGGTTACAAGATTTGCCCATCACCGATTGGGAACTGTACCAAGAACTGAAGAAAGTGGGAGTAATTGTCGTCCCTGGTAGTACATTCTTCCCTGGCTTAAAAGAAGAATGGGCGCACAAACACCAATGTGTCCGCATCAGCTTGACTGGTAGCGATACAGAAATCGCCCTTGGTATGCAGCGCCTAGCAAAAGCAGTCGAGCAAGTTTACCAGCGTACACCTGTTAGTGCCTAA